The Candidatus Hydrogenisulfobacillus filiaventi sequence GTCCACGCCGTCGGGCCGCACCGCCGCGACCGCCGCTGCGACCGTCTCCACCCGCAGCCCGCCGGCCAGCCACAGCGACTGCCCGGCGGGGATGCGCTCCGGCCGCCGCCAGTCCCAGGCCTGGCCCGAACCCGGGACCTTGCCGTCGATGAGCCAGACCTCCGCCCCCGGATGCGGGTGAGGACCGGAGTAGATGGCCCGGCCGCCCCCCGCCCGGACCGCGTCCACCCAGCCCTGAGGGCCGCGGCCGTGCACCTGCAAAGAGATGCCGGGGAGGGCGCCCAGGAGCGCGTCCACCAGGCTCGCGTCAGGGTCCCGCAGCACCGCCACCCACCGGGACCGTTCCAGGCCCGGCAGCGCATCCACCAGCGCCTGCGCCTGGTCCAGGCTTACCTGCCGGCGGCTCGGCGCCAGCACCAGGCCGAGATAATCCGCCCCCGCCGCCAGGGCATCCCGGGCCTCCGCCGGGCGGGTGATCCCGCAGATCTTTACCGCGAACCCCATGCGTTAATCCCATCCAACAGGGTGCCCCCCCGCATCAGGGTCTCCCCCACCAGGATGCCGCGGTAGCCCCAGGAGCGGGCCAGCAGGGCCTCCTCGGCCGTCCGGTAGCCGCTCTCGCTGAGTGCCGTTACCCCGGGCGGCAGGCGGGGGGCCATCTCCCGCGAGAAGTCGAGCCGGGTCTCGAAGCTGTCCAGGTCCCGGTTGTTCACCCCCACGAAGCGGGCGCCGGCGGCCAGCGCCTGGTCCAGCTCGGCCGGGCTGTGCACCTCCGTAAGGGCGTCCAGGCCCAGGGCTGCCGCCGCTTCCAGCAAGGCCTGGAGCCGGCCGGCATCCCCGTCCAGGATGCGGACAATGACCAGGACCGCGTCCGCTCCCCAGGCCCAGGCCTCCTCCACCTGCAGGGGGTCCCGGAGGAAGTCCTTCCGCAACACCGGCAGTCCCACCGCCTCCCGCACCGCCGCCAGGTGCTCCAGGCTCCCGGCGAAGAAGTCGGGTTCGGTCAGGACCGAGATGGCGGCCGCGCCCCGGGCCTCGTACCCGCGGGCCTGGGCCACCGGGTCATACCGATCGGTCAACCACCCCTTGGAGGGGGAACGGTGCTTGCATTCCGCCACCACCCCGAAGCCCCGGCGGCGGATGGCCTCGGCCATAGGCCGGGGCGGTCCCGCCGTCCGCGTGCGGGGGACCCCGGCCTGTTTCAGCCGCGCCACCCGGGCATCCGTGCGGGCCGTAATCTCCTCCAGGAACATCCGCCTTTCCCCCTTCCGGACGCAGCCGCCACGACCTTAGCGGGCGGCCGCCTGCGAGCGTTCCACCAGCCGGTCGAGCACGGTCCGGGCCCGGCCGCCGGCGATGCTGGCCCGGGCCAGCTCCACCCCCTCGCGGGGATCGGCGGCAGCCCCCGCCACGAACAGGGCCACCCCTGCATTGGCCAGCACCATGTCCAGATGCGGCCCCGCCTCCCCCGCCAGCACCCGCCGGCAGATGGCGGCATTGGCAGCCGGATCGCCGCCCCGCATCGCCTCCACCGGATAGCGCGGCAGGCCCAGGTCCTCGGGCGTCAGCTCCCCGCTCCGCACCTGATCGCCATCCACCAGGGCATAGCGGGTGGGGCCGGCCAGGGAGACCTCGTCGAGACCGCCGGCCCCGTGCACCACCATCGCCCGGCGGGTACCTAGGCGCCGCAGCACCTCCGCCAGCGGCTCGACCCAGTCGGCGGCAAAGACGCCCAGGAGCTGCATCTCGGGCGCCACCGGATTGGTCAGGGGCCCCAGGATGTTGAAGACGGTGCGCACCCCCAGTTCCCGGCGCGGCCCGGCGGCGTAGCGCATGGAGGTGTGCACGTTCTGGGCGAAGAGGAACCCGAAGCCGACCTCGTCCACCAGCTCCCCCATCACCGCCGGCGGCAGGGCCAGGTTGACCCCCAGGCTCTCCAGCAGGTCGGCGCTGCCCGAACGGGAGGAGGCGGAACGGTTGCCGTGCTTGGCGACCGTCACTCCCGCCCCGGCCGCCACCAGGGCAGCCACCGTGGAGACGTTGAAGGTGAAGGAACGGTCGCCGCCGGTGCCGCAGGTATCGATCACCGGTCGCCGCTGCACCGCTACCGGGGCAGCATGCCGGCGCATGGCCCGGGCGAACCCGGTCAGTTCCTCCACCGTTTCCCCCCGCATGCGCAAGGCGATAAGGATGCCGGCAATCTGCACGGGGGTGGCCGCGCCCTCCATGATGCGGTCCATGAGGGTCTCGGCCTCGGCCTCGGTCAGCCGTTGCCCCTCGGTCAGGGCCGCCAGGGCCCCGGCCACGTCCATCGCTTCCGCATTCACCATCCTGCATCCCTCCTTCACTGCCCGCGGCTAGCCGCGGCGCGCCGCATCCGCCCGCACGGGGGTCTTCCGGCTCCCGGGATAGGCCTGGGCCAGGAAGCGGTCGATAATGGCCCCCCCGTCCGGGGTCAGGACCGATTCCGGGTGGAACTGGATGCCGTAGATCGGCAGTTCGCGGTGCCGGAGGGACATGACGGTGCCGTCGTCGGACCAGCCGTCCACGATCAGCTCCGGCACCCCGGCCACATCCACCGCCAGGGAATGGTAGCGGCCGGCGGGAAAGCCGTCGTCCAGCCCCGCCAGCAGTCCCTCCCCCCGGTGCCGGATCCGGTCCTGTTTGCCGTGCATCAGCCGGGGGGCGGGGACGATGCGCCCCCCGAAGGCCACCGCGATGGCCTGATGACCCAGACACACCCCCAGCACCGGCAGGCGGCGGGCGGCGGCCGCCCGGACAAACGCGACCGTCATGCCGGCCGCTTCCGGAGTGCCGGGACCGGGGGACAGGACGGCACAGGCGGGATTCCAGGCCAGCAGTTCCTCCGGCGTATAAGCGTCGTTGCGGACCACCAGCACCTCCCCCGTGCGCTCCCCCAGCATCTGCACCAGGTTATAGGTAAAGGAATCGTAGTTGTCGATGACCAGGGTCATAGCCATTCCTCATCCGCCTCCTCCAGGACCGCCAGCGCCGCCCGCGCCTTGTTGAGGGACTCCTGGTACTCCCGGTCGGGGTCGGAGTCGGCCACGATTCCCGCGCCTGCCTGCACCCGGGCCCGGCCGTTCTGCACCTCAATGGTGCGGATGGTGATGCAGGCATCGAGGTCGCCCCGGTGCGAGACATACCCCACCACCCCGCCATAGGCCCGCCGTCCTTCGGGTTCCAGCTCGTCGATGATCTCCATGGCCCGGATCTTGGGCGCCCCGGTGAGGGTGCCGGCGGGAAAGGTCGCAGCCAGGGCATCGAGGGCGTCATAAGCCGGCGCCAGCTCCCCGCTCACCTCGGACACGATGTGCATGACATGGGAATAGCTCTCGCGCACCATCATGGCGTCCACGGTCACGCTGCCGTAGCGGCTGACCCGCCCCAGGTCGTTGCGGACCAGGTCCACCAGCATCACATGCTCGGCCCGTTCCTTCTCATCGTGGATGAGCTCCTCCCACAGGCGCTCGTCCTCCGCCCGGGTGGCCCCGCGCGGGCGGGTCCCGGCAATGGGCCGGCTGACCACCCGCCCGGCATTGACCCGCACCAGCGCCTCCGGCGAGGCGCCCACCAGCGTGCGCCGCGGGGTTTCCAGGAAAAAGAGGTAGGGGGAGGGGTTGAGGCGCCGCAGGCGGCGGTAGAGGCTTAAGCTGTCCCCCTGCACCTCTACCTCCATGGCCTGGGACAGCACCACCTGGAAGATGTCCCCGGCCCGGATGTACTCCTTGGCCCGCAGCACCGCCTCCCGGAAACCGGCGGCGTCGATGTTGCTGCGCAGGGTCCCGCTGCGCACCTGCACCACCGGATCCGACAGGCTGAGGGGGGCGCGCAGGGCCTCCACCAGCAGCTCCATGCGGGTCATGGCCTGGGCCGTCTCCTCGCGCCGGCTCTCCACCACCACCGTCACCTCCTGGCGGCGGTGGTCGAAGGCCACCACGCTTTTGGGCCAGATCCACTCCCAGGCCGGCCCCGGCGCCGGCAGCCGTTCCGGCAACCGTTCCAGCTGCCGCACCCACCCGTAGGCGAAGTACCCCACCGCCCCGCCGGGAAAGGGCAACGGTTCCTCGGGCGGCACCGCCACCGCCAGCTGTCGGGACTGCCAGCGCAGGAGATGCAGGGGATCATTGTCGATGCGGGTGCCGTCCGGGCCCACCAGCACCGCCTTGCCGCCGGCTTCCAGCAGGCGGGCCCATTCGCCGAGGGCGATGAAACTGTACCGGGCCAGCTTGGCGTCCCCTTCCACGCTTTCCAGCAGGGTATGGGCCCCCAGGGGACGCAGGCGTACGTAGGCCGTGATCGGCGTCAGCTGGTCGACCGCGAACCGCTGCACCAGGGCCACGTGCGGGGCCTGACCGTCGTCCCATATCGCCATCCGGCCGGAAACCGGCTTCAACCCAGCCATCCTCATCCTCCCGCAAAACGAAAAATCCCTTCGTCCCTGGGACGAAGGAACCTCCGCGGTGCCACCCATGTTAAACCCACAACGGGTTTCACTCAGCCGGTACAGGACTGCCGTCCGATACCGCCTCCGTTGATAACGGGTGGAGTTCCCGGCCGTACGTACACCTTCCGGTTCCGCAGGCTGCTCCCGAGCCCATTCCCCGGACTCCGTCCCACCGGCCTTCCACCGTCGCCGGCTCGCTAAGGGCCCTCTGTCCGGGTACTCGCCTCGATCATTGCATGAACTTTTCCTGAGCATACCGGGATGATCCCGGCCTGTCAAGCGCCTAGTGGAGCACCGACGCCGGCCGGGCCTCCCCGAGCGCCTCGTCCACCCAGCGGCGCAGGAGGGCCCGTTCCGGCGCCGCCAGGGCGGGGTCCTCCGCCAGCAGGGCCCGCGCCTCGGCCCGGGCCTGCTGCAGGATGTCGAGGTCGGTCAGGGGGTCGGCCAGCTGAAACGCGCGGACGCCGTGCTGGCGGATACCCAGCACCTCCCCCGGGCCGCGCAGGTGCAGGTCCTCCTCCGCCAGGGCCAGCCCGTCCCGCAACCGCACCATGGCGCCGATGCGGGCCTGGGCCTCCTCGGATTCGCTGTCATGGATAAGGAAGCAGAAGCCGGGATCGCGGCCCCGGCCCACCCGGCCCCGCAGCTGGTGCAGCTGGGCCAGCCCGAAGCGGTCGGCGCTCTCGATCACCATCACGGTGGCGTTGGGAACGTCCACCCCCACCTCCACGATGGTGGTGCTGACCAGGACATCAATCGCCCCCTGACGGAAGCGGTCCATTACCGCCTCCCGCTCCGCCCGCGGCATCTGACCATGCAGCAGCCCCACCCGCCAGCCGGGCACCGCCGCCATCCCCCGCGCCAGCTCCACGGCACCCCGCCCGGGCAGCTGGGGGGACTGCTGCACCAGCGGGCACACCACATAAGCCTGCCGCCCGCGGCGCACCTCCTCCGCCACTTTCTGGTAGGCGTCGCGGCGGCGCGCCTGGGGAAGGGCCACGGTGGTAACCGGCCGCCGGCCGGGGGGCAAGCCTTCAATGCGGGAGAGGGCCAGATCCCCGTAGACCGTAAGGGCAAGGGTCCGGGGAATGGGGGTGGCCGTCATGACCAGCAGGTCGGGGGCGAAGCCTTTGCCGGTCAGCACCGCCCGCTGACGCACCCCGAAGCGGTGCTGTTCGTCAATGACCACCACCCCCAGGTCCCGGAACTGAACCCCCTGGGAAAGGAGGGCCTGTGTCCCCACCACCAGCGGCAACCGGCCGGCCTCCACCGCCTCCCGGACGCCATCGGCGGCGCGGTCGTTCCCGACCAGCAGCCCCACTTCCAGGCCCAGCGGGCGCAGCCATCCCTCCAGTACGGCGGCCTGCTGTTCAGCCAGGATTTCGGTCGGCGCCATCAGCGCCGCTTGCCGCCCTGCATCCACCGCCGCCAGCAGGGCCAGGGCAGCCAGGACGGTCTTCCCGGAACCCACCTCACCCTGCAGCAGGCGGGCCATAGGCCGGGGCGCGGCCAGGTCGGCCGCGATCTCCGACCAGGCCGCCTCCTGACCGGGGGTCAGCGGGAACGGCAGGGCCTCCCGGAACCGCCGGGCCAGCGGGCCGTCGGGCTGCTGCGCCTGTCCGGGCTGACTGCCGGGGCCGTGCAACAGCTGCACCGCCAGCGCAATCCGGAAGAATTCGTCGAAGACCAGACGCCGCCGGGCGCGTTCCCGCTCCCGGCTGTCGGCGGGAAAGTGCATCCGGGTGACCGCCCAGGCCCGCGGCGGCAAGTCCAGCCGCTCCCGCAACGGCAGCGGCAGGGGATCCGCCGCCTGGGCCGCCAGGGCAGGCACGTGCCGGCGCATGAACTCCCGCATCCAGCGCTGTTTGAGACCCCCGCTCAGGGGATATACCGGCACCAGACCGGTGGGGGCCACCTCCCCCTCCTCCAGGGCCTCCCACTCGGGATGGGTCATAGCCAGCTGCCGGCCGCGCCATTCCACCGGGCCGGACAGGAGCACCCGCCGCCCGGGCTGGAAGACGCGGCTCAGGTAGGCGGCGTGGAAGAACGTGACCGCCAGGCGGGCCGCCCCTTCCCCCACCTCTACATGCAGGATGGGGCCCGACCGCCCCGGCCGCGGGTCCAGCCGGGCCCGCAGCACGGTCGCGGCCACCGTCGCCTCCAGGCCGGGGCGCAGGCCGGCCAAAGGGGTAAGGGCGGTGCGGTCGAGATGCCGGCGCGGCCAGAGGCTCAGCAGGTCCTCCGCCACGTGCAGGCCCAGCGCCGCCAGGTCCGCGGCCCGGGCCGGCCCTACCCCCGTCAGTCGGTCGAGGGGGTCCCGGAGCCCGACTCCACCACGATTTCGAGCCAGGGACCGGTCTCGGCGGGCGGCAGCGGCACCACCACGGCGTTGAGTCGGCTCTCCCACCAGGTTCGTTCCTCCTCGCTGCTGCGGGCGTCGATGTACACCGTGACCGGACCCCCGTCCGCCGGGCCCGCTATCCGGTCCGCCAGGTCGGCCCGGGAAGGCAGCGGCGGCCCCGCTCCCTCCAGCCGCCAGCCGCCGGGTTCCCGCCAGACCCGGTAATGCCGGGCTCCCGCCACCGCTTGGGCCATGATGCGCCGGTTCTCCCCCCAGGCGCGGCCGGGATCATAATGCAGAGCGGCCAGAGCGGCCAGGGCGGGGCCGGGCACCGCCAGCGCCCCGGCAGGACCGCGCCCCGGCAGGGCCCAGATCCAGCCCGCGCCGTCGGCGGCGGCGGCGGGCTCCGCCAGTTCCGCCCCCAGTTCGGCCAGCACCGGGGCCCACCGTGCCTCCCCGGCCACCCGCAGACCGCCCTCCGCCCGGGCCGCCTCGGCCATCTGCAGGCGCATGTCCTGCAGTTCCAGCCGCCGGATGCCGCCCCAGCCGGCGAGCAGGGCCACCAGTTCGGCCGGGCGGTCGGTGTGGACATGCACCTTGAGCCCGGCTTCGGAGGCGGCCACCACCACCGAGTCCCCCAGTTCCTCCAGCCGCGCCGCCGCCTCTTCGGCAGCCAGCCCCCCGATGGGGCCGGTGAGGAGCGCCTCCACGTCGTAGGGCCGCGCCACCGGCACCGCCGCCTGGCGGCGGGCCCTTTCCCCGTCGCCGGGAACGGCGGCCGGGGGAGCCACCCCTTCCACCAGCGCCCAGGCCTCGACCACCGCCAGCCAGCCCCGGGCGCCGGCGTCCACCACCCCGGCCCGCCGCAGTGCCGGCAGCTGGTCGCGGGTCCCGGCCAGGGCCTCCCAGCCCGCTTCCAGCGCCGCCGCCAGCACCGCCGCCACCGTCGGCGCCCCCCGCGCCGCCGCCGCCATGGCACGGGCGACGGTGAGGACGGTGCCCTCCACCGGGCGGTAGACCTTGGCATACGCCTGTTCGGCCGCCCGCTGCAGCGCCTCCGCCAGGCCGTCCGCATCCCAGGCCTCCCGGCCGCGGGCGGCCAGCTGCATCCCCCGCAGCAGCTGGGACAGGATCATGCCGGAATTGCCGCGGGCCCCCAGCATCGCCCCGTCCGCGGCAGCCCGGGCCACCACCTCCAGGCTGCTGCCGGCAGCCCGCCCGGCAGCCGCCCGGGCCTCCCGCAGGGTCGCCAGCATGTTGTGACCGGTGTCCCCGTCCGGCACCGGGAAGACATTCAAACGGTCAATCTCTCGGGCCTGCTGCCCCAGCCGCTCCTCCGCCGCCGCCAGCCATTGCCGCAGGCGTTCGCCCGTGACGGTTGTCATCCACGCTGCCCGGGCCCGGCCTGCCGGCCCGGTTCCTCCTGTTCCTCAAGCTGGCTCAACGGACGCCCTGGACATGCACGGTGATGCGCTGGGGACGGACCCCTACGGCGTCCTGCAGCCGGAACCCGATGTGCTCCACAATGGCCCGCCCGACTTCAGCGATCCGCACCCCGTAGCCGACCACCACGTAGACATCCACTTCCAGGCGCCCGTCCTCCTCCCGCACCTGCACACCCCGGGCCAGGTTCTCCCGCCGCAGCAGCTCCTGCAGGCCTTCGGATACGCCGCGCGGGATCATGCCCACCACCCCGTAGCTCTCCACCGTGGCCAGGCCGGCCAAGGTGGCAATCACGTCCTCCCCTACCGTCAGCCGGCCCCACGGGGTCTCCCGTTCCATGCCTGTCCCACCCTTGCGCCGTCATCGACCCCTATGCTATCATAGCCGCGACTTTTCCCGGCGGCCGGGTCTCAAAACCGTGCGCCGGAGGGCGACAGGAGGACACGGCTTTGGCCTACCGGTGCGAAATCTGCGGGAAGCACGGCAAGTCCGGCAACCGCGTGAGCCATTCCCATCACAAGACCCGCCGGCGTTGGAAGCCCAACATCCAGCGGGTGCACGCGGTGGTGGACGGTCGCAACCGTCACATCTACGTCTGCACGGCCTGCCTGCGCGCGGGACGGGTGACGCGGGCGGTCTAGCGCGCCCGGCCCGGCGGCGCGGCCCGCGGCGGCGGGCCGCTGCAGTTTTTGCGGCCCTTTCAGGGCCGCTCCCGGCGGAGACGCTCCAGTTCTGCGGCCGGGAAACGGTAGGAACGGCGGCAGTAGGGACACGTCACCTCGGCCCCGCCCTCACTGATCAGCGCTTCCAGCTCACTGGCCGGCAGGGCTGCCAGGATGTCCCGGCTGCGTACCGGTCCGCAATGGCAGCTGTAGGCCAGCCGCTCCGGCGGGAAGTAGTGCACCGGCCCGGGCAGCAGCGCCTCCAGGAGGTCCTCCGGGCGGGCGCCGGCGGCCAGCCGGCGGCTCACCGCACCCAAGGCCTCCACCCGGTCGGCCAGCAGGTCGCCCAAACCGGCCGGGGCATCCGGCAGGAGCTGCACCACCAGCCCGCCGGCCGCCGCCACCAGCCCGCTGCGCCCCACCAGCACCCCCAACGCCACCGCACTCGGGACCTGCTCCGATTGCAGATAATAGCGGGTCAGGTCCTCCGCAATCTCCCCCGTAACCAGCTCCACCTCAGTGCGGTAGCCCTGGTCGCTCTCCCGGTCCACCACCGTGACCGAGAGGCTGCCCCGGTTGCCGACGGCTTGTCCCACCGCCAGCTTGCCGTCCGGACGCAAGGGCAACTCCACATCCGGACGCTCGATACGGGCCCGCAGCTCCCCGCCGGTTTCCGCCTGCGCCTGCACCATACCGGCCGGGCCGCCCCCGTTTACCGACACCGTCAGCCGGAAGCGGGTCTTGAAGTCCGCAGCCAGCAGGGCCGCGGCCGCCAGCAGCCGCCCCATGGCGGCCGCCGCCACCGGTGTCGCTGCATGCAGTTCCTGTGCGGTCAGCGCGCTCTTGGTCACCAGTGCCGCCACCGCCCGCACGGCCCCCCCGGCCGCCGTGGCCCGGACCCGGTAGTCCTGCCAGGGTCCGGGCAGCCGCGCTTCCCTGCCGGTCTGCACCCTCGCCACCGCCTCCGTCCCGGCCCTTGCCGCCGCCGGCCCCCCGGCCGGCGGGCGGGCCGCCGTCTATCGCTTCCGATCCCACAGGCCCAGGAACAACTGCAGGATACGCCCGACCAGGCGGGGAACCTTCACCACCTGCACCTGCATGCCTGACCCCTCCTCTGCTACCTGCCCCCTCCGGGGGCGAACAGCCGCCAGATCAGCCAGACCAGAGCCGCCACCGCCACCAATGGTCCCAGAGCCGCCCACAGCAGCCAGAGCCCGATCCCGAGCGGCCACAGGAAGAGCGGCAGCAGCCGGAGGAGCCCGGCCAATGCCAGCAGGGCCAGCACCAGCGCCACCGCCCGCAACCGGCCCACCCGGGTCACCGCCAGAGGCCGGCTGCCCCAGCGGACCGGCCGGGGCCGGCCCAACGGCCGACCGTACGCCATCCCTGCCACCCCCTTCCCGCCGCCGCATCCGTGGCGACACCCTCCATGCTATACGGCAGGGGCCTCAGGGGTGACAGGGAGCCGCCTACGGCGCGGCCGCGGGCACCCGCGGCGGGTGCCCGGGCCCCTCTGCCAGGATGCGGCGGTAATGATGGTACCGCAGGGCGTCCACCGTCCCGGCCTCCACCGCCGCCCGCACCCCGCAGCCCGGTTCCTCCCCGTGCAGGCAATCCGGAAAACGGCAGCGGATCCCTTCCCACTCCCGGAAAGCGGCCCGCACCGCCAACGGGTCCTCCCAGTGGAGGTCGAGGTGGGTGAAGCCGGGGGTGTCGGCCAGCCACCAGCCCGGTCCGGCCTCCACGATGCGCACCCGGCGCGTGGTCTGCCGCCCGCGCCCGATCCGGCTCAGTTCCTGCACCACCTCCCCCGCCGCCGGCACCAGCCGGTTGAGCAGGGAGGACTTGCCGGCCCCGCTCTCCCCGCTCAGAACCCAGATGCCGGAGCGGGGGTGGCGCCGGAAGGCATCCAGGCCGGTCCCGGTGCGGCTGCTGACCGCCCAGACGGGATAGCCGGCGGCCCGGTAGACCGCGGCCAGGGTCTCCACCGGCCCCGGGTCCTCCACCAGGTCGACCTTGGTCACCACCACCTCGGCCGCCAGTCCCAGCAGCTCCGCCGCCACCAGGCGCCGATCCAGCAGCCAGCGCGACCCTTCCGGATGCCGGAGGGAGAAGCACGCCAGCACCCCATCCGGGTTGGCCACCGGCGGCCGGCCCAGGACCCGCCGCCGCGGCAGCACCTGTAGGATCCGGGCTTCGCCGGCCTCGGGGTCGGTGACCTCGATTTCGACCTCATCACCGGCCAGGATGCGGCCCGCCTCCAGCTTGAGCCGTCCCCGCAGGTGGCAGAGATAGCGGCGGCCGTCCGCCGGCACCCACACGGTCGGCCGGTTGGCTTCCACCGTCTCGACCCGCCCCTGCATGCGCTGCCTAACCTCCCGTGGTGGTGTTACCGGTCCCGCCCGGCGCCGGCGCCGGGGAGGGACCGTAGTTCGGCACCAGGGCGGTCGGCGGTTGTGCCTGCCCGTTCAGGAAGACGAGCAGCTGGCCGGAGGTGCCGTACCACACAAAGGGCAGGTTGACGGTCTGGCCGGGCCCCACCCGCTGGTAATAGACCTCCTCATTGTCCATGTTGTCGGTAATGACCACCTTGACCACCGAGTCCGGCGGGGCCGAGGCTGGCACCTGAAAGCGGGCGGTACTGAGGTTGCGGGTGGCGGAGGCGCTGGCAGGGCTGGGCCCCTCTGATACCACCACGCTAACGGCGCTGACGCCCGCAGCCTTGGTGTAGGGCGCCGGGCTCTGGTCAATGATGGTATTGGCCGGCTGGGTGCTGTATTGCAAGGTCGAGGAACCCAGGGCCAGGTTGAGGGCCGCCAGCTGTGCGGAGGCCTCCCCCACCGTGAGACCGGCCAGGTTAGGCACCAACTGCCCCAGGCCCGTGCCTTTGGAGACCCAGAGCGTCACTTCGGTCCCTTCCCGGGCGCGGGTACCGCTGGACGGCCGTTGCCGCACCACCTGCCCGCGCGGGGCGCGGCTGTCCACGTGGCGCACCCGCACGCGCAGGCCGGCCACCTGCAGCACCTGGCTGGCCTGAAAGACGTCCTCCCCCTCCACCAGCGGCACCCGGATCATGACCGGGCCGGAACTGACCACCAGCTCCACCGGCCGCCCGGCTTTGACAGCGGTCCGGGGTCCGGGCACCTCATGCAGCACCCGGCCGGGCGGTACCGTCGCCGACGGGGCGCGGCCGGCCACCTCCGCCACCAGCCCCGCTTGACGCAGCCGGGCCTCCGCCTGCGCCAGCGGCTGGCCCAGGACGTCAGGTACGGTCACGGTCGGGACCGCCAGCCAGCGGTCCAGGGCGTAGGCCCCCCCTAACCCCAACGCCAGCAGCAGCGCGGCGGCGCCGGCCGCCCAGGCCCACCAGCGCCGTTTGCGCCGGGGCCGGCGGGGCGCAGCCGGCGCTGGCGCGGCCGCAGCAGCGGGGGCCTCGCGCTCCGGGGCGCGCGCCGCCGCCGCTTCCCAGGGCAGTTCCCCCTGACGCACCCGCTGGATGTCCGCCCGCAGGCTGGCGGCACTCTGATACCGGTCGGCCGGATCCTTGGCCAGGGCCCGCTCCACAAGGCGGGCCACCCCTTCCGGGATGCCGGGCCGCACGGCATCCACCCGCGGCGCCTGGTCCTGCAGATGCTTGATGGCCACCCCGATGGGACTGTCCCCCTCGAAGGGCAGGCGGCCGGTCAGCATCTCGAACAGCACCACCCCCAGGGAGTAGATATCGGACTGGGCCCCCACCATCTTGCCGCGGGCCTGCTCCGGACTCAGGTACTGCACCGTGCCCAGCAGGGAGCCGGTGTTGACCAGGGTGCCGCTGGTCGCGGCGTAGGCAATGCCGAAGTCGGTGACCTTGACCACCCCGTCGGCCGCCAGCAGGATGTTCTGGGGCTTGATGTCGCGGTGGATGAGGCGGGCGGCGTGCGCCACGCTCAAGGCCTGCGCCACCTGGTCCGCGATGGACAGGGCCTCCTCCAC is a genomic window containing:
- a CDS encoding putative DhaL domain-containing protein (Evidence 3 : Putative function from multiple computational evidences) encodes the protein MTTVTGERLRQWLAAAEERLGQQAREIDRLNVFPVPDGDTGHNMLATLREARAAAGRAAGSSLEVVARAAADGAMLGARGNSGMILSQLLRGMQLAARGREAWDADGLAEALQRAAEQAYAKVYRPVEGTVLTVARAMAAAARGAPTVAAVLAAALEAGWEALAGTRDQLPALRRAGVVDAGARGWLAVVEAWALVEGVAPPAAVPGDGERARRQAAVPVARPYDVEALLTGPIGGLAAEEAAARLEELGDSVVVAASEAGLKVHVHTDRPAELVALLAGWGGIRRLELQDMRLQMAEAARAEGGLRVAGEARWAPVLAELGAELAEPAAAADGAGWIWALPGRGPAGALAVPGPALAALAALHYDPGRAWGENRRIMAQAVAGARHYRVWREPGGWRLEGAGPPLPSRADLADRIAGPADGGPVTVYIDARSSEEERTWWESRLNAVVVPLPPAETGPWLEIVVESGSGTPSTD
- a CDS encoding Putative alkaline-shock protein (Evidence 3 : Putative function from multiple computational evidences) encodes the protein MERETPWGRLTVGEDVIATLAGLATVESYGVVGMIPRGVSEGLQELLRRENLARGVQVREEDGRLEVDVYVVVGYGVRIAEVGRAIVEHIGFRLQDAVGVRPQRITVHVQGVR
- the rpmB gene encoding 50S ribosomal protein L28 → MAYRCEICGKHGKSGNRVSHSHHKTRRRWKPNIQRVHAVVDGRNRHIYVCTACLRAGRVTRAV
- the hslO gene encoding 33 kDa chaperonin encodes the protein MQTGREARLPGPWQDYRVRATAAGGAVRAVAALVTKSALTAQELHAATPVAAAAMGRLLAAAALLAADFKTRFRLTVSVNGGGPAGMVQAQAETGGELRARIERPDVELPLRPDGKLAVGQAVGNRGSLSVTVVDRESDQGYRTEVELVTGEIAEDLTRYYLQSEQVPSAVALGVLVGRSGLVAAAGGLVVQLLPDAPAGLGDLLADRVEALGAVSRRLAAGARPEDLLEALLPGPVHYFPPERLAYSCHCGPVRSRDILAALPASELEALISEGGAEVTCPYCRRSYRFPAAELERLRRERP
- a CDS encoding protein of unknown function (Evidence 5 : Unknown function), which produces MSPRMRRREGGGRDGVRSAVGPAPAGPLGQPASGGDPGGPVAGGGAGAGPAGIGRAPPAAAALPVAARDRALAAVGGSGTIGGGGGSGLADLAAVRPRRGQVAEEGSGMQVQVVKVPRLVGRILQLFLGLWDRKR
- a CDS encoding protein of unknown function (Evidence 5 : Unknown function), with the protein product MAYGRPLGRPRPVRWGSRPLAVTRVGRLRAVALVLALLALAGLLRLLPLFLWPLGIGLWLLWAALGPLVAVAALVWLIWRLFAPGGGR
- the rsgA gene encoding Small ribosomal subunit biogenesis GTPase RsgA is translated as MQGRVETVEANRPTVWVPADGRRYLCHLRGRLKLEAGRILAGDEVEIEVTDPEAGEARILQVLPRRRVLGRPPVANPDGVLACFSLRHPEGSRWLLDRRLVAAELLGLAAEVVVTKVDLVEDPGPVETLAAVYRAAGYPVWAVSSRTGTGLDAFRRHPRSGIWVLSGESGAGKSSLLNRLVPAAGEVVQELSRIGRGRQTTRRVRIVEAGPGWWLADTPGFTHLDLHWEDPLAVRAAFREWEGIRCRFPDCLHGEEPGCGVRAAVEAGTVDALRYHHYRRILAEGPGHPPRVPAAAP
- a CDS encoding Serine/threonine protein kinase PrkC, regulator of stationary phase, with amino-acid sequence MVGKVLGGRYQVVERIGTGGMSLVYRAWDRQENRWVAVKMLKHQWAEDEEVVRRFAGEARAAASLNDPHVVHVYEVGREAPDLHYMVMEYVDGETLRQYLDRTGPLPVEEALSIADQVAQALSVAHAARLIHRDIKPQNILLAADGVVKVTDFGIAYAATSGTLVNTGSLLGTVQYLSPEQARGKMVGAQSDIYSLGVVLFEMLTGRLPFEGDSPIGVAIKHLQDQAPRVDAVRPGIPEGVARLVERALAKDPADRYQSAASLRADIQRVRQGELPWEAAAARAPEREAPAAAAAPAPAAPRRPRRKRRWWAWAAGAAALLLALGLGGAYALDRWLAVPTVTVPDVLGQPLAQAEARLRQAGLVAEVAGRAPSATVPPGRVLHEVPGPRTAVKAGRPVELVVSSGPVMIRVPLVEGEDVFQASQVLQVAGLRVRVRHVDSRAPRGQVVRQRPSSGTRAREGTEVTLWVSKGTGLGQLVPNLAGLTVGEASAQLAALNLALGSSTLQYSTQPANTIIDQSPAPYTKAAGVSAVSVVVSEGPSPASASATRNLSTARFQVPASAPPDSVVKVVITDNMDNEEVYYQRVGPGQTVNLPFVWYGTSGQLLVFLNGQAQPPTALVPNYGPSPAPAPGGTGNTTTGG